The DNA sequence CGCGATTACTTACGCCCCGATATCGGTGAAATCCTGATAGATAACCCCAAAATTCTCGAACTGGCCAAAGAGCATATTGCTGCGCTGGGTCGCCCGGATTTCAGTAGTAAAATCAAACTGTATACCGGTGAAATTCCGCTTTTCAGTCATTATCAGATTGAATCGCAAATCGAATCCGCTTTCCAGCGTGAAGTACGTCTGCCTTCCGGTGGTTCGATTGTTATTGATAGTACCGAAGCGTTAACGGCGATTGACATCAACTCCGCCCGTGCAACGCGCGGCGGCGACATTGAAGAAACGGCATTTAACACCAACCTTGAAGCTGCCGATGAAATTGCGCGTCAGTTACGTCTGCGCGATTTGGGCGGATTGATTGTCATCGACTTCATCGATATGACGCCCGTTCGCCACCAGCGTGAAGTTGAAAACCGGCTTCGCGATGCGGTACGACAAGACAGAGCCCGTATCCAAATAGGCCGGATTTCACGCTTTGGCCTACTGGAAATGTCCCGCCAGCGCCTCAGCCCTTCGCTGGGTGAATCCAGCCATCACGTTTGCCCTCGTTGTAATGGTACTGGCACTATCCGTGATAATGAATCGCTGTCGCTGTCTATTCTGCGCTTAATTGAAGAAGAAGCGCTGAAGGAAAATACCCGTGAGGTTCATGCCATTGTGCCTGTGCCTATCGCCTCTTATCTGCTCAACGAGAAGCGAGAAGCCGTCAATGCCATTGAAAAACGTCAAGGTGGCGTTAAAGCGATTATCGTACCGCATGATGGTATGCAAACGCCGCATTATGCCGTAGTGCGCGTGCGAAAAGGCGAAGAGAAGCAGACATTAAGCTACATGTTACCTCAACTGCTGGAAGCGGAAGCCCAGCCGTCAACAGAGGAACAAACCGCAGAACGTCGCACGCCTGAACAGCCCGCGCTGGTTTCGTTTGCCATGCCTGACACGCCGCCAAGCGAAAATCAACCCGCAGCGGTGACACCGTCGTCGGCCAATCAACCTGAAACCACCGCGGTTACCAAAGAAAAAGGTCTGTTCGGCCGCGTCGTTGGTATGCTGAAAGGGCTTTTTGGTTCCGCCGAACACGATAAACCGCAGGCAGCAACCGAAGAGACGGCAGAATCTGGCGAACAACAGCAGAAGCAAGAACGCCGCAATAACCGTCGCCAGCCTAACCGTCGTGAACGCAATAATAGCAACGATCGACCGCGTGAACCGCGTGAGCGCGATGAGCAACGTCGTAACAAGCGCCCACAGCCGCAAAATGCCGTCGCAGATTCAGCACTGGTCGAGGATGATTCCCAGCTTAACGATCGCACCGCGCGTGATGAACAACGCCGCGATCAGCGTGCAGAGCGTCAACGTCGCCGTCAGGAAGAAAAACGCCAGGCACAGAGCGACGTAAAAGAGCTGAACACCGCGCTGACGGACACCGAGGCAGAAGAGGTTCAAGCCGCCGAGCAGGAAAAACCCGCACCGGTCATGCCACGCCGCCAACGTCGTCAGTTAACGCAGAAAGTCCGGGGGCAAGACGGGGAAAGTACGGCGGTTAACACCGTTGCACAACCGTTATCCGAGCCTCAGTCTGATGCTCTTCTGCTGCCACCTGTCGCACAGGCCGCCGTACAACCAGTGGAAAGTGCCGAGGCAGAGGGCGAGACCAACAACGCTGAAAACAGCCGTGAAAACGGTTTGCCGCGTCGTTCGCGTCGCTCGCCGCGCCACCTGCGTGTGAGTGGTCAGCGCCGTCGTCGCTATCGTGATGAGCGTTACCCGGCCCAATCGCCGATGCCATTAGCGCAAGCGTCGGCTTCGCCTGAAATGGCATCCGGTAAAGTATGGGTTCGTTATCCGGTAAGTCAGCCTCAGCAACAGGAAATAACGCCAACTGCGGCACCTGACGCGTTGGATACGCCGGTCACAGAACAGGGAATACCGTCTGTAGTCGCGCAAGCAGCCGTCGTCGCGCCCGCACATGCAGATGAACTGACCCAGGCAGCAACAGCCATCGCTGAAAGCGAATCAGCCGCGCCGTCAATGACTGAGGCCGAAGCATCACCGGCCACACAGCCAGCGCCGACTCAGCAGACCACGCAGGTCAGTACCCTATCTGAAGAGGAGCACGGCAAAGATGCGCAGGCCAACCAGCAAGCGGATGCCTCCGTTGCCACAGCAGCCTCTGGCACTGATGCTGTTTCGATAGCACCGGTAAGCGAGAGTCGTTCGTCAGAGGAACCCGAGACATCGGCTATGGCTGCTGTTGATCAACCTGAGACAGTAAAAGCGGAGATAACATCGCCTGCCCCTGTTGAGGTGGAACACCAGGTGGAACAGAACGCTGATCGCGACAACACACAACCGGCTCCCCAGACAGCGCCAACGGCGGTGGTTAATGCGCGTCCGCACCATGGTTCGCATTATGCCAGCGCGCCAATGACTCGGGCACCCGCACCGGTTTACGTACCCGAAGCACCTCGTGTAAGTGACTGGCAGCGACCGGCATTTGCGTTTGATGGCAAAGGTTCTGCCGGCGGACACGCTGCGGAACACCACGCCAGCGCTCCTGCAACACGCCCTGTGTTGTAAAT is a window from the Dickeya lacustris genome containing:
- the rne gene encoding ribonuclease E — translated: MKRMLINATQQEELRVALVDGQRLYDLDIESPGHEQKKANIYKGKITRIEPSLEAAFVDYGAERHGFLPLKEIAREYFPSHYNAHGRPNIKDVLREGQEVIVQVDKEERGNKGAALTTFISLAGSYLVLMPNNPRAGGISRRIEGDDRTELKEALGSLELPEGMGLIVRTAGVGKSADALQWDLAFRLKHWEAIKKAAEGRQAPFLIHQESNVIVRAFRDYLRPDIGEILIDNPKILELAKEHIAALGRPDFSSKIKLYTGEIPLFSHYQIESQIESAFQREVRLPSGGSIVIDSTEALTAIDINSARATRGGDIEETAFNTNLEAADEIARQLRLRDLGGLIVIDFIDMTPVRHQREVENRLRDAVRQDRARIQIGRISRFGLLEMSRQRLSPSLGESSHHVCPRCNGTGTIRDNESLSLSILRLIEEEALKENTREVHAIVPVPIASYLLNEKREAVNAIEKRQGGVKAIIVPHDGMQTPHYAVVRVRKGEEKQTLSYMLPQLLEAEAQPSTEEQTAERRTPEQPALVSFAMPDTPPSENQPAAVTPSSANQPETTAVTKEKGLFGRVVGMLKGLFGSAEHDKPQAATEETAESGEQQQKQERRNNRRQPNRRERNNSNDRPREPRERDEQRRNKRPQPQNAVADSALVEDDSQLNDRTARDEQRRDQRAERQRRRQEEKRQAQSDVKELNTALTDTEAEEVQAAEQEKPAPVMPRRQRRQLTQKVRGQDGESTAVNTVAQPLSEPQSDALLLPPVAQAAVQPVESAEAEGETNNAENSRENGLPRRSRRSPRHLRVSGQRRRRYRDERYPAQSPMPLAQASASPEMASGKVWVRYPVSQPQQQEITPTAAPDALDTPVTEQGIPSVVAQAAVVAPAHADELTQAATAIAESESAAPSMTEAEASPATQPAPTQQTTQVSTLSEEEHGKDAQANQQADASVATAASGTDAVSIAPVSESRSSEEPETSAMAAVDQPETVKAEITSPAPVEVEHQVEQNADRDNTQPAPQTAPTAVVNARPHHGSHYASAPMTRAPAPVYVPEAPRVSDWQRPAFAFDGKGSAGGHAAEHHASAPATRPVL